In the Kribbella sp. NBC_00482 genome, one interval contains:
- a CDS encoding carbohydrate ABC transporter permease, which translates to MRRLASSRARRSVDPSATGYLFVAPFLLVFAAMLVLPLGYAAYLSLFQDRLIGGTVFAGLDNYVTALQDDRLLQGVLRVAKFFAFQVPIMLAISLLAALAIDSGLLRFAKAFRLGIFLPYAVPSVVATLMWGYLYGPDFGPVAQLADKIGAAAPKFLSDGWMLSSMANIVTWEFTGYNMIILYAALRAIPHELYEAAAVDGAGPWRTAWSIKIPAIRPALLLCVIFSVIGSFQLFAEPNLLQRLAPSVIDSAYTPNLYAYTLAFTGQQVNYAAAVSFLLGAVIVIASYTVLFLTNRRSKR; encoded by the coding sequence ATGAGACGGCTCGCCTCCAGCCGGGCGCGGCGATCCGTCGACCCCTCCGCGACCGGCTACCTGTTCGTCGCGCCGTTCCTGCTGGTGTTCGCCGCGATGCTCGTGCTGCCGCTGGGCTATGCGGCGTACCTGAGCCTGTTCCAGGACCGGCTCATCGGCGGCACCGTCTTCGCCGGCCTGGACAACTACGTCACCGCCCTGCAGGACGATCGGCTGTTGCAGGGCGTCCTGCGGGTGGCCAAGTTCTTCGCCTTCCAGGTTCCGATCATGCTGGCGATCTCGTTGCTCGCGGCGCTTGCCATCGACAGCGGCCTGCTGCGCTTCGCGAAGGCGTTCCGGCTCGGGATCTTCTTGCCGTACGCCGTACCGAGCGTGGTCGCCACGTTGATGTGGGGCTACCTGTACGGACCGGACTTCGGGCCGGTCGCCCAGCTCGCGGACAAGATCGGCGCCGCCGCTCCGAAGTTCCTGAGCGACGGCTGGATGCTCAGCTCGATGGCGAACATCGTCACCTGGGAGTTCACCGGCTACAACATGATCATCCTGTACGCCGCTCTGCGCGCGATCCCGCACGAGCTCTACGAAGCCGCCGCGGTCGACGGTGCGGGGCCGTGGCGGACGGCGTGGAGCATCAAGATCCCCGCCATCCGCCCGGCCCTCCTGCTGTGCGTCATCTTCTCCGTCATCGGGAGCTTCCAGCTCTTCGCCGAGCCGAACCTGCTGCAGCGGCTGGCGCCGAGCGTGATCGACAGCGCCTACACGCCCAACCTCTACGCCTACACGCTGGCCTTCACCGGCCAGCAGGTGAACTACGCCGCCGCGGTCTCGTTCCTGCTCGGTGCGGTCATCGTCATCGCGTCGTACACCGTACTGTTCCTCACCAACCGCAGGAGCAAGCGATGA
- a CDS encoding beta-galactosidase: MQDRVLFGAAYYHEYQPHDRLEQDLDLMAAAHFSVIRVGESVWSTWEPENGQFDLDWLQPVLDGAHRRGIAVLLGTPTYAVPPWLVRLYPEITGERKTGQRIGWGARQEVDFTHPAFRFHAERVIRKIIGRYADHPAVIGFQVDNEPGNELFHNHGVFQRFVDSLRLKYGDVQTLNDEWGLVYWSHRLTDWADLWTPDGNVQPQYDVAWRQFQADQTTEFIGWQADLVREYARPDQFVTTCISYERPAIADDELVRRLDVTAGNPYYAVQDGLLHPQTGPAQQGWTTTGTWALYLTADRMYSSQQRPFLVTETNAQSIGYPWDNRPAYDGQWRQAAWALISRGAKMIEYWHWHTLHFGAETYWGGVLPHNGLPGRTYKEIAQLGAELEAAGSLIADLTPDSDVTMLYSLPSKWLMQKYPPLSHEDGSPDERSYHSLFDPFYRGALDAGLQVRILHASQFDGSVEDHPVLVVPGLYLADDALLDQLVAYAEAGGHLVVGPRTGYADHEARARTEVQPARLAAAAGVRYDEYSNLSHDVRVHGTTLRLGDDAAATHWADALQVDGADVLATYDHPHLGRWPAITTRTHGNGRITYVGTVPNAPLATALFRWIAPTPWTDLPPSVTTTSATTTNGERLHFIHNWSWNTVDVCLPHPLHDVLADTTTDSKLALGPWDVRVLVEPGGPALD, encoded by the coding sequence GTGCAGGACCGTGTGTTGTTCGGAGCTGCGTACTACCACGAGTACCAGCCGCACGACCGGCTCGAGCAGGATCTCGACCTGATGGCCGCAGCCCACTTCTCGGTCATCCGGGTCGGCGAGTCGGTCTGGTCGACCTGGGAGCCGGAGAACGGGCAGTTCGATCTCGACTGGCTGCAACCCGTCCTCGACGGGGCGCACCGGCGGGGGATCGCCGTGCTGCTCGGCACCCCGACGTACGCCGTACCGCCGTGGCTGGTCCGGCTGTACCCGGAGATCACCGGTGAACGGAAGACCGGGCAGCGGATCGGCTGGGGTGCGCGGCAGGAGGTCGACTTCACTCATCCGGCGTTCCGCTTCCACGCCGAGCGGGTGATCCGCAAGATCATCGGCCGGTACGCCGATCACCCGGCCGTGATCGGGTTCCAGGTCGACAACGAGCCGGGGAACGAGCTCTTCCACAACCACGGCGTGTTCCAGCGGTTCGTCGACAGCCTGCGGCTCAAGTACGGCGACGTACAGACGCTCAACGACGAATGGGGCCTTGTCTACTGGTCACACCGCCTGACGGACTGGGCCGACCTGTGGACACCCGACGGCAACGTCCAGCCGCAGTACGACGTCGCCTGGCGCCAGTTCCAGGCCGACCAGACCACCGAGTTCATCGGCTGGCAGGCCGACCTCGTCCGCGAATACGCCCGCCCCGACCAGTTCGTCACCACCTGCATCTCCTACGAACGGCCAGCCATCGCCGACGACGAGCTGGTACGGCGACTCGACGTCACAGCAGGCAATCCCTACTACGCCGTGCAGGACGGACTCCTCCACCCACAGACCGGTCCGGCACAGCAGGGCTGGACCACCACCGGCACCTGGGCGCTGTATCTGACCGCCGACCGGATGTACTCGTCACAGCAACGCCCCTTCCTCGTCACCGAGACCAACGCGCAGTCCATCGGCTACCCCTGGGACAACAGGCCCGCGTACGACGGTCAATGGCGCCAAGCCGCGTGGGCGCTGATCTCGCGCGGGGCCAAGATGATCGAGTACTGGCATTGGCACACCCTGCACTTCGGCGCGGAGACCTACTGGGGCGGCGTACTCCCCCACAACGGCCTGCCCGGCCGCACCTACAAGGAGATCGCCCAGCTGGGCGCCGAGCTCGAGGCGGCCGGCTCGCTGATCGCCGACCTGACACCGGACAGCGACGTGACGATGCTCTACTCGTTGCCGAGCAAGTGGCTGATGCAGAAGTACCCACCGCTCTCACACGAGGACGGCAGCCCGGACGAACGCTCGTACCACAGTCTCTTCGATCCCTTCTACCGTGGAGCTTTGGACGCCGGCCTGCAGGTCCGCATCCTGCACGCAAGTCAGTTCGACGGCTCGGTCGAAGACCACCCGGTTCTCGTCGTACCCGGGCTGTACCTGGCCGACGACGCGCTGCTGGACCAGCTCGTCGCGTACGCCGAAGCCGGCGGCCACCTGGTTGTCGGACCGCGCACCGGATACGCCGATCACGAAGCCCGCGCCCGCACCGAGGTCCAACCGGCTCGACTGGCCGCAGCGGCAGGAGTCAGGTACGACGAATACAGCAACCTCAGCCACGACGTACGAGTCCACGGAACCACCCTGCGACTCGGCGACGACGCCGCCGCCACGCACTGGGCCGACGCCCTGCAAGTCGACGGCGCCGACGTACTCGCCACCTACGACCACCCGCACCTCGGCCGCTGGCCGGCCATCACCACCCGAACCCACGGCAACGGCCGCATCACGTACGTCGGCACCGTCCCCAACGCCCCGCTCGCCACCGCGCTGTTCCGCTGGATCGCCCCCACACCGTGGACCGACCTCCCGCCCAGCGTCACCACGACCTCCGCAACCACCACCAACGGCGAACGCCTTCACTTCATCCACAACTGGTCCTGGAACACCGTCGACGTCTGCCTCCCACACCCCCTTCACGACGTACTCGCAGACACCACAACCGACAGCAAACTGGCCCTCGGCCCATGGGACGTACGAGTCCTGGTCGAGCCAGGTGGACCGGCCCTCGATTGA
- a CDS encoding ABC transporter substrate-binding protein, whose translation MFRHSKAGIALAAIAALTLAACGGGGGSSSNATQAQAVSQADIDKAMSTPTELTFWTWVPDIKKEVALFEAKYPAIKVNVVNAGQGEPQYTKLRTALKAGTGAPDAAQIEFQYVPTFSITKSLVDLRPYGAAGLKDKFVDWTWNQVSGSGGEVWAIPQDTGPMGMLYRKDIFDKYGITVPKTWDEFAAAARKLHAADPKVSMTNLASNQNGVWMGLLWQAGVKPFEVTGADSVKVNLNDDQSKKLGTYWSGLIKDGSVSTDPDFTDQWYQALNRGQYATWLTAAWGPVFLSGSAKSTSGKWRAAPLPQWDAAKPVSGNWGGSTTAVVAGTKNPIAAAKLAEFLNTDPASTKLFATQQFLFPATKALLADPAFVQEKPAFYGGQTVNQVFSGISDTVDAKFQWPPFLDQTVNDWDETVGKSFADKSDTGAALDQWQSRTTTYAKNQGFKVNP comes from the coding sequence GTGTTCAGACATTCGAAAGCCGGCATCGCCCTAGCAGCCATCGCCGCACTCACTCTTGCCGCATGCGGCGGGGGCGGCGGCTCCTCCAGCAACGCCACCCAGGCGCAGGCCGTCAGCCAGGCCGACATCGACAAGGCCATGTCCACCCCGACCGAACTCACCTTCTGGACCTGGGTGCCGGACATCAAGAAGGAGGTGGCGCTGTTCGAGGCGAAGTACCCGGCGATCAAGGTGAACGTCGTCAACGCGGGTCAGGGCGAACCGCAGTACACGAAGCTCCGGACCGCGCTGAAGGCCGGCACCGGGGCACCGGACGCGGCCCAGATCGAGTTCCAGTACGTCCCGACCTTCTCGATCACGAAGAGCCTGGTGGATCTTCGTCCGTACGGCGCGGCCGGTCTGAAGGACAAGTTCGTCGACTGGACCTGGAACCAGGTGTCCGGCTCCGGTGGCGAGGTCTGGGCGATCCCGCAGGACACCGGGCCGATGGGGATGCTGTATCGCAAGGACATCTTCGACAAGTACGGCATCACCGTCCCGAAGACCTGGGACGAGTTCGCCGCCGCGGCTCGCAAACTGCACGCGGCCGACCCGAAGGTCAGCATGACCAACCTGGCCTCGAACCAGAACGGTGTCTGGATGGGTCTGCTCTGGCAAGCCGGCGTCAAGCCGTTCGAGGTCACCGGCGCCGACTCGGTGAAGGTGAACCTGAACGACGACCAGTCGAAGAAGCTGGGCACCTACTGGAGCGGCCTGATCAAGGACGGCTCGGTCTCGACCGATCCGGACTTCACCGACCAGTGGTACCAAGCTCTGAACCGTGGCCAGTACGCGACCTGGCTGACCGCCGCCTGGGGTCCGGTGTTCCTGTCCGGCTCGGCCAAGTCGACCAGCGGCAAGTGGCGGGCCGCTCCGCTGCCGCAGTGGGACGCTGCCAAGCCGGTCTCGGGCAACTGGGGCGGATCGACGACCGCGGTCGTGGCCGGGACGAAGAACCCGATCGCCGCCGCCAAGCTGGCGGAGTTCCTGAACACCGATCCCGCATCGACGAAGCTGTTCGCCACGCAGCAGTTCCTGTTCCCGGCCACCAAGGCGTTGCTCGCGGATCCGGCGTTCGTCCAGGAGAAGCCGGCGTTCTACGGCGGGCAGACCGTCAACCAGGTCTTCTCCGGAATCAGTGACACCGTCGACGCCAAGTTCCAGTGGCCGCCGTTCCTCGACCAGACGGTCAACGACTGGGACGAGACGGTCGGGAAGTCCTTCGCCGACAAGTCCGATACGGGCGCGGCTCTTGACCAGTGGCAGTCGCGGACCACGACGTACGCGAAGAACCAGGGCTTCAAGGTCAACCCATGA
- a CDS encoding carbohydrate ABC transporter permease produces the protein MILLVAPAIILVVLINAYPLVVAASQSIHNGTLIVTGDFVGLSNYVDVVTSPRFWSAARFTLVFTVVGVFGSWLVGMGLALLLRTRIPGRGLFKILLMLPWVVPIVVSSTAWNWLVGTPDSPLPALAANLGFGEVHFLADPTLAAITVCVFKVWVSFPFMMLMTSAALAAVDTGVYEAAGIDGAGRWQQFVHITLPLISRSTYISWILMTIFCVNDFPTIYLLTGGGPVDATSSLVVLAYRSVFQDLLTGPGVAIAFLMTLVLVIVSTTLYRQIKKVDIA, from the coding sequence ATGATCTTGTTGGTCGCACCCGCGATCATCCTCGTCGTACTGATCAACGCGTACCCGCTCGTGGTCGCGGCGTCGCAGTCGATCCACAACGGCACCTTGATCGTCACTGGCGACTTCGTAGGCCTGTCCAACTACGTCGACGTCGTCACCAGCCCACGCTTCTGGTCAGCCGCTCGATTCACGCTGGTCTTCACCGTCGTCGGCGTCTTCGGCAGTTGGCTGGTCGGCATGGGTCTCGCGCTGCTGCTGCGAACGAGGATCCCCGGTAGAGGTTTGTTCAAGATCCTGCTGATGCTTCCGTGGGTGGTACCGATCGTCGTGTCGTCCACGGCCTGGAACTGGCTGGTCGGTACGCCGGACAGCCCGCTGCCTGCCCTCGCGGCGAATCTCGGATTCGGCGAGGTCCACTTCCTCGCCGACCCGACCCTGGCCGCCATCACGGTCTGCGTCTTCAAGGTCTGGGTCAGCTTCCCGTTCATGATGCTGATGACGTCGGCCGCACTGGCCGCTGTGGACACGGGAGTCTACGAAGCCGCCGGCATCGACGGAGCGGGCCGATGGCAACAATTCGTCCACATCACGCTGCCGCTGATCTCGCGATCGACGTACATCAGCTGGATCCTGATGACGATCTTCTGCGTCAACGACTTCCCGACCATCTATCTGCTGACCGGCGGCGGACCGGTCGACGCGACCTCGTCCCTGGTCGTCCTGGCCTATCGCAGCGTCTTCCAGGACCTGCTCACGGGTCCCGGCGTGGCGATCGCGTTCCTGATGACGCTCGTCCTGGTCATCGTCTCGACCACGCTCTACCGCCAGATCAAGAAGGTGGACATCGCATGA
- a CDS encoding carbohydrate ABC transporter permease: MTTIQVSRPREPGTRGQWWRFAVLLLITLVVLVPVLATLLLAIRPSATSTSTSALTLENFRYIFGNTDIMLWLGNSLGVTLATVLVSVIVAAPAGYVLSRGRGKAVSGFSLLLFVIQSLPVITAIIPLFVLFARLGLADNLIGLVIVYVGSTLSVATWMMAAYFDSIPHALEEAAWVDGCSVFGSFTRIVLRNSLPGILSTAIFAFLLAWNDYLVALVFLRSSTIFTLPIGLQTFFQQNATDWGSVMAVSVVIMLPPAIIFAVLNKYFSVGGIGGSLAGR; the protein is encoded by the coding sequence ATGACAACCATCCAGGTCTCACGACCGCGAGAACCCGGGACGCGCGGCCAATGGTGGCGCTTCGCCGTCCTCTTGCTCATCACCCTGGTCGTACTCGTACCGGTCCTCGCCACCCTCCTCCTGGCCATCCGGCCCAGCGCGACAAGCACCTCCACCAGCGCACTCACGCTCGAGAACTTCCGGTACATCTTCGGCAACACCGACATCATGCTCTGGCTCGGCAACAGCCTCGGCGTCACCCTCGCCACCGTCCTGGTGTCCGTCATCGTCGCCGCCCCGGCCGGATACGTGCTGTCCCGCGGCCGTGGGAAGGCGGTGTCCGGGTTCTCCCTGCTGCTCTTCGTCATCCAGTCCTTGCCGGTGATCACCGCGATCATCCCGCTCTTCGTGCTCTTCGCCCGGCTCGGCCTCGCCGACAACCTGATCGGCCTGGTCATCGTGTACGTCGGCAGCACGCTGTCCGTCGCGACCTGGATGATGGCGGCGTACTTCGACTCGATCCCCCACGCACTCGAAGAAGCCGCCTGGGTCGACGGCTGCTCGGTCTTCGGCTCCTTCACCAGGATCGTGCTCCGCAACTCCCTGCCCGGCATCCTCTCCACCGCGATCTTCGCGTTCCTGCTCGCCTGGAACGACTACCTCGTCGCCCTGGTCTTCCTACGGTCCAGCACGATCTTCACGCTCCCGATCGGACTGCAGACGTTCTTCCAGCAGAACGCCACCGACTGGGGCTCCGTCATGGCGGTCTCGGTCGTGATCATGCTGCCACCGGCGATCATCTTCGCCGTCCTCAACAAGTACTTCAGCGTCGGCGGTATCGGCGGCTCGCTCGCCGGGCGCTGA
- a CDS encoding LacI family DNA-binding transcriptional regulator — protein MSEARPGSGSGRSRRPGSTDVARLAGVSQKTVSRVLNGEPYVKEEVRLRVQAAMRELGYRRNDAARALNSGKTRRIGVVCLGTAFFGPSTQLVAIERALRSTGYSLTIVNTMEGDTGGVAGAVDHLLEQGVDGIILSEPIDEGDDQPIDLDIPVLTFGRFPGLSARPMITTGGDGVGAARSATEHLLGLGHRTVWHVAGPQRWWAARDRLEGWQQALADAGAPEPPVLEGDWLPASGYAAGRELAANDEVTAIFVANDDMTIGVLRALTEAGRAVPDDVSIVGFDDIPSAGFLTPPLTTIPQDFDVHVARGIENLVTEIESPTGDRSLSPEPTPLRLVIRHSTATKR, from the coding sequence ATGAGCGAGGCGAGACCGGGATCCGGGAGCGGGCGTTCGCGCCGTCCCGGGAGCACGGATGTCGCTCGGCTGGCCGGGGTGTCGCAGAAGACCGTTTCCCGGGTGCTGAACGGTGAGCCGTACGTCAAGGAGGAGGTCCGGCTCCGGGTCCAGGCGGCCATGCGCGAGCTCGGCTACCGCCGTAACGATGCGGCCCGCGCGCTCAACTCCGGGAAGACCCGGCGGATCGGCGTGGTCTGCCTCGGTACGGCGTTCTTCGGCCCGTCCACCCAACTCGTGGCCATCGAGCGTGCCCTGCGCAGCACGGGTTACTCGTTGACCATCGTCAACACGATGGAAGGCGACACCGGGGGCGTCGCCGGCGCTGTCGACCACCTGCTCGAGCAGGGAGTGGACGGCATCATCTTGTCCGAGCCGATCGACGAGGGCGACGACCAGCCGATCGATCTGGACATCCCGGTGCTCACCTTCGGGCGGTTCCCCGGACTCAGCGCGCGGCCGATGATCACCACTGGCGGCGACGGAGTCGGGGCCGCGCGATCCGCGACCGAGCATCTCCTCGGCCTCGGGCACCGAACGGTCTGGCATGTCGCAGGCCCACAGCGCTGGTGGGCGGCTCGGGACCGGCTCGAGGGCTGGCAGCAGGCGTTGGCCGACGCCGGTGCGCCCGAACCACCTGTCCTGGAAGGCGATTGGCTCCCGGCCTCCGGCTACGCGGCCGGCCGGGAGTTGGCCGCGAACGACGAGGTCACCGCGATCTTCGTCGCCAACGACGACATGACCATCGGCGTACTGCGCGCGCTGACCGAGGCCGGCCGCGCGGTGCCTGACGACGTCAGCATCGTCGGCTTCGACGACATCCCCTCGGCGGGGTTCCTGACCCCGCCGCTCACCACCATCCCGCAGGACTTCGACGTGCACGTCGCCCGCGGGATCGAGAACCTCGTCACGGAGATCGAGTCGCCCACCGGCGACCGCTCCCTCTCGCCGGAGCCAACACCGCTCCGGCTGGTCATCCGTCACTCCACCGCCACCAAGCGCTGA
- a CDS encoding sugar phosphate isomerase/epimerase family protein, whose amino-acid sequence MANFRVGLNPLPWVLGADGFNLTEPVLRTAFAEIRTTPFRGIHADPPSSLDAAGYRALLAEYGLEPAPGYFSVDINAGNLAETAKRHAAIQAELGNTEVFLATGLTSERIAHPSIGYGGLLPGVIDAIGAAAEAITSEGVVPALHPHVGSSIETESEIRAVLDAVPASILAFGPDTGHLAWAGITPATLMAQYADRIVAAHLKDVHLGQAQAARDADATYFDATVTKFTVWTEPGRGDVDLLAAIATLPESFNGWLVVEVDVPEADTNLASTELSAEWITDHLGTAVF is encoded by the coding sequence ATGGCAAACTTCCGTGTCGGCCTGAACCCGTTGCCCTGGGTCCTCGGCGCCGACGGCTTCAACCTGACCGAACCCGTACTGCGAACCGCGTTCGCAGAGATCCGGACCACCCCGTTCCGCGGCATCCACGCCGATCCACCATCAAGTCTCGACGCCGCCGGCTATCGCGCACTGCTGGCCGAGTACGGCCTCGAACCGGCCCCCGGCTACTTCTCGGTCGACATCAACGCCGGAAACCTCGCCGAGACAGCCAAACGCCACGCGGCCATCCAGGCCGAACTCGGCAACACCGAAGTCTTCCTCGCCACCGGCCTGACCTCCGAGCGCATCGCCCATCCCTCCATCGGGTACGGCGGTCTTCTGCCGGGGGTGATCGACGCGATCGGGGCCGCGGCCGAAGCGATCACCTCCGAGGGAGTTGTTCCTGCCCTGCATCCGCACGTGGGTAGCAGCATCGAGACCGAGTCCGAGATCCGCGCCGTGCTGGACGCCGTACCGGCCTCGATCCTTGCCTTCGGCCCCGATACCGGGCATCTCGCCTGGGCCGGCATCACTCCGGCGACGTTGATGGCGCAGTACGCCGATCGCATCGTGGCCGCGCACCTCAAGGACGTCCATCTCGGCCAGGCGCAAGCCGCCCGGGACGCCGACGCGACGTACTTCGACGCCACCGTCACCAAGTTCACCGTCTGGACCGAACCGGGTCGCGGCGACGTCGACCTTCTCGCGGCGATCGCGACGCTGCCGGAGTCCTTCAACGGGTGGCTCGTCGTCGAGGTCGACGTACCCGAAGCTGACACCAACCTCGCATCGACCGAGCTCTCCGCCGAGTGGATCACCGACCACCTCGGCACGGCGGTGTTCTGA
- a CDS encoding 3-keto-disaccharide hydrolase, producing the protein MADFEPLFNGKDLTGWSVIPRSYGSIWPGGPDVLDVAPDFPRDYAEQAELHPAAWTVEDGAIVGRQEPLGSGYGGYLISDEKFADFELTLELNPDWPADTGVMLRRRPDSWHGLQVLVDHRHSGSIGGFFGNGLGSFHAVPFALTARLDSTGNPIGLREDDPATSAEPFSPDKEKMLEYAAPIEDLLSTWRWRDWNSLRVRCVGERPRVTTWINDVRIAEIDLATLQAPNYDADTVADFLGPSGHIALEVHDNDPLLGTDRWAPNAACRWRNIMLKVM; encoded by the coding sequence ATGGCAGACTTCGAGCCGCTGTTCAATGGCAAGGATCTGACTGGTTGGTCGGTCATCCCACGCAGCTACGGGTCGATCTGGCCGGGCGGCCCCGACGTACTCGATGTCGCACCGGACTTCCCCCGCGACTACGCCGAGCAGGCCGAGCTCCATCCAGCCGCCTGGACGGTCGAGGACGGCGCCATCGTCGGCCGGCAAGAACCGCTCGGAAGCGGGTACGGCGGATACCTCATCAGCGACGAGAAGTTCGCCGACTTCGAACTCACCCTCGAGCTGAACCCGGACTGGCCCGCCGACACCGGCGTCATGCTCCGCCGCCGGCCGGACTCCTGGCACGGACTCCAGGTCCTCGTCGACCACCGCCACTCCGGCTCCATCGGCGGCTTCTTCGGCAACGGCCTCGGCAGCTTCCACGCCGTACCCTTCGCTCTCACCGCCCGACTCGACTCCACCGGCAACCCCATCGGGCTGCGCGAGGACGACCCGGCGACGTCAGCCGAACCCTTCTCCCCCGACAAGGAGAAGATGCTCGAGTACGCCGCACCCATCGAGGACCTCCTCTCCACCTGGCGATGGCGGGACTGGAACTCACTCCGTGTCCGCTGCGTCGGCGAACGCCCCCGCGTCACCACCTGGATCAACGACGTACGCATCGCGGAAATCGACCTGGCCACCTTGCAGGCACCGAACTACGACGCCGACACCGTCGCCGACTTCCTCGGCCCGTCCGGCCACATCGCCCTCGAGGTCCACGACAACGACCCCCTCCTGGGAACCGACCGCTGGGCCCCGAACGCCGCCTGCCGCTGGCGCAACATCATGCTCAAAGTGATGTAG
- a CDS encoding carbohydrate ABC transporter permease — protein MSERRSKLLMIGMIALFVYFLLPLFWLFVASTKTTGDLFSSFGLWFSKDFSLLTNIRQTVTYDGGVYARWMLNTVFYSVVSAGGAAFLSALGGYGFAKYRFRGNGAMFALVLGSIMVPTTALAIPTYLLFSKVGLVNTPWAIILPSLVSPFGLYLMRIYAQDAIPDGIIEAARIDGASEFRIFFQVALRMLSPGLVTVLLFTLVATWNNYFLPLIMLNNPKLYPVTVGLAAWSSQSVGGGGSTGALLSSVVTGSLLSVIPLIAAFLLLQRYWQSGLSAGGVKE, from the coding sequence ATGAGCGAGCGTCGCAGCAAACTCCTGATGATCGGCATGATCGCGCTGTTCGTGTACTTCCTGCTGCCGTTGTTCTGGCTGTTCGTCGCGTCGACGAAGACGACCGGCGATCTGTTCTCGAGCTTCGGGTTGTGGTTCAGCAAGGACTTCAGCTTGCTCACGAACATCCGCCAGACCGTCACGTACGACGGCGGCGTCTACGCCCGGTGGATGCTCAACACCGTCTTCTACTCCGTCGTCAGTGCCGGCGGGGCCGCGTTCCTGAGCGCGCTCGGCGGGTACGGCTTCGCGAAGTACCGGTTCCGCGGCAACGGCGCGATGTTCGCGCTCGTCCTCGGGTCGATCATGGTTCCCACGACCGCGCTCGCGATCCCGACGTACCTGCTGTTCAGCAAGGTCGGTCTGGTGAACACCCCGTGGGCGATCATCCTGCCGTCCCTGGTCAGCCCGTTCGGCCTGTACCTGATGCGGATCTACGCGCAGGACGCGATCCCGGACGGGATCATCGAGGCGGCCCGGATCGACGGGGCGAGTGAGTTCCGGATCTTCTTCCAGGTAGCACTGCGGATGCTCTCACCCGGCCTCGTCACCGTGCTGCTGTTCACGCTGGTGGCGACCTGGAACAACTACTTCCTGCCGCTCATCATGCTCAACAACCCGAAGCTCTACCCGGTGACCGTCGGGCTGGCCGCCTGGTCGTCGCAATCCGTCGGCGGTGGCGGCTCGACCGGGGCTCTGCTGTCGTCGGTCGTCACCGGCTCCCTGCTGTCGGTGATCCCGCTGATCGCTGCGTTCCTGCTGCTGCAGCGGTACTGGCAGTCCGGGCTGTCCGCCGGCGGGGTCAAGGAATAG